The following nucleotide sequence is from Deinococcus radiopugnans ATCC 19172.
CCAGGATGTCCTGCAACTTGTTGCCCAGCGACTCAAACATGGGGGCAAATTACCACGCCGGGTCAGGCTTTTCTGTTAGCGGAGGCGGAGGTCTGAAGCCCTATGCTGCGGACATGGGCAAACTGGTGCGTGAACGGATTCCGGAACTTTTCGGCGGAACTTCCCGTGTGTTGAATGCCGACGAGTTTCGCGCCGCCCTCCGAGCCAAACTGGGCGAGGAGGTGGCCGAATATCTTGAATCGGGCGAAGTGCTGGAACTGGTCGACGTTCTGGAAGTCGTGTATGCGCTGGCAAAGACCGACGGTGTGGGGAAGAGGGAACTGGAAGACCTGCGGCGACAGAAGGCCGGGGAGCGCGGCGGCTTCGACGCTTGGCTGTGGTGGAAGCCTGCAACGGGTTAATCCGGCTAAAACTCCCTCGCCCCCACCCCAAACTACCCGGCCAGCTTGTGCACATGCTCCAGCGTAAATGCTCGCCTGCGTGACCGCCGTATTCCGTTCAGGTTGGAAACCCCATCGCGTATATCAGCGCCTGCTGAAGGGTCAGGGCACGGCCTTCCGCCCAGGCAGTTGCAAACTCACTGTCCTGCAAAGCCGCGCGAATGGGGGCCATGTCCTGCGTCAGCGTGTTGCGTTCGTCTTCAGTCAATCCGGCGTTCAACACTTCGCGCTGGGCTTCGGCGACGCCCAGCAGAACTGCGGCGTGACGCATCTCCTGCCCATCGGCGGCGAGCAGGCCAAGCACCTCCAGTGCGATGGGGGCCAGCGAGAATCGCCCGCCCTCTATCTGCCCGGTTTTGAGCAGCCCTTGTAGCGCCTGAATCAGGTAGTCCCGCGACATTTCCCCGTTGCCAAGCTGCCGGTAAAGGATGCCCATGTTGATCAGTGCAGATTGTTCGTCGCTGCCAGATTTGTGTTTCAAATGCAGGAATTGTACGAAAGTTTTGCGGGTTGAATAACGAAAGGGCAGGTTGACCATTAAAGGGACTGTGCCAGATTCAACCAAGGTCCCTTGACCCTTCGCACAGTCCCATTTCCCCCAACCGCGTAAACTCTTCCAGTGACCATCTCCGCGCCCAACCTGTCCAAATTGCTGCCCGCCGCCCCGCCCGGCAACCTGCTGCTCCTCCCGCAGGTGGCGCGGGCGGCGCTGTTCGCAGCCTTTCCAGGCCCGGCGGTGCTGCTGACCACCGCTGACCGCATCGGCAACTACGCCTCGGCGGGGGCGCTGGGCGCGCCGGTGTCGGTCAATCCGGGCTTGCGCGACTGGGACGGCAAGCACGAGCATGTGGTGCTAGACGTGAACACGGCCCTGGACCTGTTCCCCGCCCACCCCGAAGATCACGCCCTGAGCTTACGCGTGGGCCGCAACTACCCGCGCGAGGCGCTGCTGACCCGCCTGGAACGCCTAGGCTACGAACGGGGAGAGGAACCCGGCTACGAGTTGCGCGGGGACACCCTGGAACTGCGCCTCTCGCCCGGCGCGGGCCGTCCCACCGACGCCGACGGCGACATCTGGGTGCGGGCCGAGTTCTTCGGCGACGAGCTGGACACCCTGCGCCTGCTGGCCCCCGGCGAAATGACTGGTGAGAAGGCCGACACCTTCACTCTGGAACCCACCGCCGACTACCTGACCGAAGTCAAGTGGGACGCCACCCGCCTGGAACTGCTGCCGGGCCGCGTGTTTCTGGATTCCCCGGAGTTCTACGCCTCCAGCCTGGGCGTCCTGACCGATACGCTGTGGCCGCGGCTGGCCGGACGTGAGGTCACGTCGTTTGGCCGCTCACCCCTCGAATTGCCCGATCTGGACACCGGCCTGAAGACGCTGGATTTCTACCGCGCCCGCCTCGCCGATCTGGAAAAGGATGTGGCCGAGTGGAGAGGGGCCGATTACCGTGTCCTGATTCTGGTGCGCCATGACCGCACGGCGGCGTATCTGGCCGACAAGCTGCTGAACACCCACGAGATTCCCTGGCTCAAACTCCCACGCGTGGAGGAGGGTGGCCTGGGCTTCCTGCGCGGCGGCGGCGAGGGCGGCTTCGTTATTCCCGAACACCGCACGGTGGTGCTGACCGAAGACCTGATCTACGGCTTCCAGGGCGGCTCCGCGCTGCGCGGCAAGCGGCTGTCGGGCCGCCCGGTCACCGACGCGCTGGGCCTGCATGTGGGCGATTACCTGATTCACCCCGAACATGGCATCGGGCAATTTCAGGGCCTGGAGACACGCACGGTGCTGGGCGTCACCCGTGATTACCTGAATCTGGAATACCGCAAAGGCGCCCGCCTGAGCGTGCCCATCGAGCAATTGCCTGTGCTGCGCCGCCATCCCGGCACCACCGACGATCCGCCCGTCCTAAGCAGCTTCGACAAGAAGGACTGGGCCAAAGCCAAGGACAAGGCCCGCAAGAACGCCGAGGAGGTGGCGGGCAAACTGCTGGTGCAGTACGCCGCCCGGCAGGTCACCCCCGGCAACGCCTTTGCCCCCGTTCCCGAGTGGGACAAGCAGATCGAGGACAACTTCCAGTTCGAGTTGACGGGAGACCAGCGCACTGCCCTGAAGGAAACCCTCAAGGATCTGGAGAAACCCAACCCCGCTGACCGGCTGATCTCCGGCGACGTGGGCTTCGGCAAGACCGAAGTGGCGCTGCGGGCCGCGCACCGCGTCGTGGGCCACGGGATGCAGGTGGCGATTCTGGTTCCCACCACGCTGCTGGCCGAGCAGCACACTTCCACTTTCGTGGAACGCTTCAAGGATCTGCCCGTGCGGGTGGAGGGGCTATCGCGCTTTACCTCGCCGCAGTCGTCCAAGGCCATCCTGCGCGATCTGGCGGCGGGCAAGGTGGACATTCTGATCGGCACGCACCGCCTGCTGAGCGGCGACATTGAGTTCAAGAACCTGGGCCTGATCATCGTGGACGAGGAACACCGCTTCGGCGTGTCGCAGAAGGAAAAATTGCGGGCGTTGCGGGGCATGCCGGATGTGGCGGCAGGCAAGCTGGACATCCCAGAGGGGGCGCGGGCGGTGGACACCCTCGCACTCTCGGCCACCCCGATTCCGCGCACCCTCTACATGAGCATGGTGGGCCTGCGCGACATGAGCAGCATCCAGACGCCTCCAAAGGGCCGCAAGCCCATCCAGACGGTGCTGGCCCCCTTTGACCCCAGCACCGTGCGCGACGCCATCATCAGC
It contains:
- a CDS encoding nucleoside triphosphate pyrophosphohydrolase → MGKLVRERIPELFGGTSRVLNADEFRAALRAKLGEEVAEYLESGEVLELVDVLEVVYALAKTDGVGKRELEDLRRQKAGERGGFDAWLWWKPATG
- a CDS encoding DEAD/DEAH box helicase is translated as MTISAPNLSKLLPAAPPGNLLLLPQVARAALFAAFPGPAVLLTTADRIGNYASAGALGAPVSVNPGLRDWDGKHEHVVLDVNTALDLFPAHPEDHALSLRVGRNYPREALLTRLERLGYERGEEPGYELRGDTLELRLSPGAGRPTDADGDIWVRAEFFGDELDTLRLLAPGEMTGEKADTFTLEPTADYLTEVKWDATRLELLPGRVFLDSPEFYASSLGVLTDTLWPRLAGREVTSFGRSPLELPDLDTGLKTLDFYRARLADLEKDVAEWRGADYRVLILVRHDRTAAYLADKLLNTHEIPWLKLPRVEEGGLGFLRGGGEGGFVIPEHRTVVLTEDLIYGFQGGSALRGKRLSGRPVTDALGLHVGDYLIHPEHGIGQFQGLETRTVLGVTRDYLNLEYRKGARLSVPIEQLPVLRRHPGTTDDPPVLSSFDKKDWAKAKDKARKNAEEVAGKLLVQYAARQVTPGNAFAPVPEWDKQIEDNFQFELTGDQRTALKETLKDLEKPNPADRLISGDVGFGKTEVALRAAHRVVGHGMQVAILVPTTLLAEQHTSTFVERFKDLPVRVEGLSRFTSPQSSKAILRDLAAGKVDILIGTHRLLSGDIEFKNLGLIIVDEEHRFGVSQKEKLRALRGMPDVAAGKLDIPEGARAVDTLALSATPIPRTLYMSMVGLRDMSSIQTPPKGRKPIQTVLAPFDPSTVRDAIISEIERGGKVFYIHDRIASIGARSLYLRNLVPEARIGVAHGRMNEEELEEIMLGFEEGAFDVLLSTTIVETGLDIPEANTILIERSDRLGLAQLYQLRGRVGRRAQTAYAYLFYPPRMTENAQRRLWAIADLQDLGSGHLLAEKDMEIRGVGNILGEEQHGHVQAVSIDVYTEMLSEAVARLKGEKLQPPVNISIDLPINARLTPEYFGGDDEARIATYGRLSDARTLQAISRVERDLRKKYGPPAPDVQNFIDLAKLRLTAAAKRVLSIGETMTELQVTFAYKSLDYDAAGLKRFPHKTEVQTFPPSVKMEKRGIKVDDYARMLIELLGYFG